A portion of the Vulpes vulpes isolate BD-2025 chromosome 5, VulVul3, whole genome shotgun sequence genome contains these proteins:
- the OR8U3 gene encoding olfactory receptor 8U3: MADVNITYVTEFILKGITDRPELQAPCFVVFFIIYLVTVVGNLGLITLIRIDSRLHTPMYFFLSHLAFVDLCYSSAITPKMMVNFVVEFNIIPFHACATQLGCFLTFMITECFLLASMAYDRYVAICSPLHYSTLMSRRLCIQLVAVPYIYSFLVALFHTIITFRLSYCGPNVINHFYCDDLPLLALSCSDTHMKEILIFAFAGFDMICSSSIVLTSYFFIIAAILRIRSTQGRRKAISTCGSHMVAVTIFYGTLIFMYLQPKSNHSLDTDKMASVFYTVVIPMLNPLIYSLRNKEVKDASKKALDKGCETLNLLKLRK, translated from the coding sequence ATGGCTGATGTCAATATCACCTATGTCACTGAGTTCATTCTCAAGGGAATTACAGATCGGCCAGAGCTCCAGGCCCCATGCTTTGTGGTATTTTTCATCATCTATCTGGTCACAGTGGTGGGAAACCTGGGGTTGATAACTTTAATCAGGATTGACTCTCGACTCCACACACCTATGTACTTTTTTCTCAGTCACTTGGCCTTTGTTGACCTTTGCTATTCTTCTGCTATCACACCAAAGATGATGGTGAATTTTGTTGTGGAATTCAACATTATTCCTTTCCATGCTTGTGCAACACAACTGGGCTGTTTTCTCACCTTCATGATCACTGAGTGTTTCCTTTTGGCTTCTATGGCCTATGATCGCTATGTAGCTATCTGTAGTCCCCTACACTATTCAACCCTGATGTCAAGAAGACTCTGCATTCAATTAGTGGCAGTTCCATATATATACAGTTTTCTGGTTGCCCTGTTCCATACCATTATCACATTCCGTCTAAGTTACTGTGGCCCCAATGTAATTAACCACTTCTACTGTGATGACCTCCCTCTCTTGGCTCTGTCCTGCTCAGACACACACATGAAGGAAATTCTGATCTTTGCCTTTGCTGGTTTTGATATGATATGTTCCTCTTCCATTGTCCTCACCTCCTACTTCTTTATCATTGCGGCCATTCTAAGGATCCGCTCTACCCAGGGGCGACGCAAGGCCATTTCCACCTGTGGCTCCCATATGGTGGCTGTCACTATTTTCTATGGAACCTTGATCTTTATGTACCTACAGCCCAAATCAAATCACTCCTTGGACACAGACAAAATGGCATCTGTATTTTACACAGTGGTGATCCCAATGTTGAACCCTCTGATCTATAGTCTAAGgaacaaagaggtgaaagatgcCTCAAAGAAAGCCTTGGATAAAGGTTGTGAAACCTTAAATctgttaaaattaagaaaataa
- the LOC112930620 gene encoding olfactory receptor 8U3-like — protein sequence MAEGNSTKVTEFILLGFSVHREIEIILFLLISVVYTLTLVGNLGMISLIRLDSRLHTPMYFFLSNLAFIDLCYSSSIAPKFLETLLTKHRSISFYACATQLGFFLNFLISEMFLLAVMAYDRYVAICNPLLYMMIMSRKVCMQLVIGPYLYSFSVALLHTVVTFQLMYCGPNIINHFYCDDVPLMALACSDTSLKEILIFIFAGFNMISSLTTVLISYLYIVAAILKIQSTEGRCKAFSTCASHLTAVTIFYGTLIFMYLQPKSNHSLDTDKMASVFYTIVIPMLNPIIYSLRNQEVKNALRKATDKCYVLFLTNLKK from the coding sequence ATGGCTGAAGGGAATAGCACCAAGGTGACAGAAttcattcttttgggtttttcagTCCACAGAGAGATTGAAATCATTCTCTTTCTGCTCATTTCAGTGGTCTACACTCTAACATTGGTAGGGAACCTAGGGATGATTTCATTAATCCGATTGGATTCTCGACTTCACACACCCATGTACTTTTTTCTCAGTAATCTGGCCTTTATAGACCTCTGTTACTCCTCATCGATAGCCCCGAAGTTCCTGGAGACCCTCCTGACCAAGCACAGGTCTATATCTTTCTATGCATGTGCAACACAGCTGGGCTTTTTCTTGAACTTCCTGATTTCCGAGATGTTCCTTCTTGCAGTAATGGCTTATGACCGTTATGTGGCCATCTGCAATCCTCTTCTCTACATGATGATCATGTCTCGAAAGGTGTGTATGCAGCTGGTGATAGGCCCCTACTTATACAGCTTTTCTGTTGCTTTGCTCCACACAGTTGTTACTTTCCAACTGATGTATTGTGGCCCCAATATCATCAATCACTTCTATTGTGACGATGTTCCTTTGATGGCCCTTGCCTGCTCGGACACCAGCCTCAAAGAAATCTTGATTTTCATCTTTGCTGGATTCAACATGATCAGCTCTTTGACCACTGTTCTTATTTCTTACTTATACATTGTGGCCGCCATCTTGAAAATCCAGTCTACAGAAGGGAGGTGCAAAGCTTTCTCCACTTGTGCTTCTCATTTGACTGCTGTGACTATATTCTATGGAACATTGATCTTCATGTATCTGCAGCCAAAATCAAACCATTCCCTTGACACAGACAAAATGGCCTCTGTATTCTACACAATAGTAATTCCTATGCTAAACCCCATTATCTATAGCTTGAGGAACCAAGAGGTAAAAAATGCCTTAAGAAAAGCAACTGACAAGTGTTATGTCCTGTTTCTAACAAACCTAAAAAAATGA
- the OR5M9 gene encoding olfactory receptor 5M9, producing MPNFTDVTEFILLGLTSHQEFQVLFFVVFLVVYMITLLGNIGMIILISISPQLQSPMYFFLSHLSFVDVWFSSNVTPKMLENLSEAKTISYVGCLVQCYFFIALVHVEVYILAVMAFDRYMAICNPLLYGSKISRTVCVRLISVPYVYGFSVSLICTLWTYGLYFCGNFEINHFYCADPPLIKIACGGVHIKEYTMIVIAGINFTYSLSVVLISYTLIVVAVLRMRSGDGRRKAFSTCGSHLTAVTMFYGTLIFMYLRRPTEESVEQGKMVAVFYTTVIPMLNPMIYSLRNKDVKEAVNKAIAKANLG from the coding sequence ATGCCAAATTTCACAGATGTGACGGAATTTATTCTTCTGGGCTTGACCAGTCATCAGGAGTTTcaagttctcttttttgtggtaTTCCTGGTAGTTTACATGATCACTCTGTTAGGGAACATTGGCATGATCATTTTGATCAGCATCAGTCCTCAGCTTCAGAGTCCTATGTACTTTTTCTTGAGTCATCTGTCTTTCGTGGATGTGTGGTTCTCTTCCAATGTTACCCCCAAAATGCTGGAAAACTTATCAGAGGCAAAAACCATTTCCTACGTGGGGTGTTTGGTGCAGTGCTACTTTTTCATTGCCCTCGTGCACGTGGAGGTTTATATCTTGGCAGTGATGGCTTTTGATCGCTACATGGCCATCTGCAACCCTTTGCTTTATGGCAGTAAAATATCCAGGACTGTCTGTGTTCGGCTTATCTCTGTGCCTTATGTCTATGGGTTCTCTGTTAGTCTAATATGTACACTATGGACATATGGCTTGTACTTCTGTGGAAACTTTGAAATCAACCATTTCTACTGTGCAGACCCTCCTCTCATCAAGATTGCCTGTGGGGGGGTCCACATCAAAGAATACACGATGATTGTTATTGCTGGAATTAActtcacatactctctctctgtgGTCCTCATCTCCTACACCCTCATTGTAGTTGCTGTGCTACGCATGCGCTCCGGTGATGGCAGGAGGAAAGCATTCTCCACATGTGGGTCCCACTTGACAGCTGTTACCATGTTTTATGGGACTCTCATATTCATGTATCTCAGGCGTCCCACTGAAGAGTCTGTGGAGCAGGGAAAAATGGTGGCTGTGTTTTATACCACAGTGATCCCCATGCTGAATCCCATGATCTACAGTCTGCGGAACAAGGATGTGAAAGAGGCAGTCAACAAAGCAATTGCCAAAGCAAACTTGGGGTAG
- the LOC112930628 gene encoding olfactory receptor 5M3, translated as MLNFTDVTEFILLGLTSRQEWQVLLFAIFLAVYIVTVVGNVGMIVLIKVSPQLNSPMYFFLSHLSFVDVWFSSNVTPKMLENLLSETKTISYAGCLVQCFFFIALVHVEIFILAVMAFDRYMAIGKPLLYGSKMSRAVCIRLISFPYVYGFLTSLAATLWTYGLSFCGNIEINHFYCADPPLIKMACAGTFVKEYTMIILAGINFTYSLTVVTISYLFILLAILRMHSAQGRRKAFSTCGSHLTAVVIFYGTLIFMYLRRPTEESVEQGKMVAVFYTTVIPMLNPMIYSLRNKDVKEAMSKVISRTCLTK; from the coding sequence ATGCTCAATTTCACCGATGTGACAGAGTTCATTCTTTTGGGACTGACCAGTCGTCAGGAATGGCAAGTTCTCCTCTTTGCCATTTTTCTTGCGGTCTACATTGTCACGGTGGTGGGCAATGTTGGCATGATTGTGTTGATTAAGGTCAGTCCACAGCTTAACAGCCCCATGTACTTTTTTCTCAGCCATTTGTCATTTGTGGATGTGTGGTTTTCTTCCAACGTGACCCCCAAAATGCTGGAAAATCTGTTATCTGAGACAAAAACGATTTCTTATGCTGGTTGTTTGGTACAGTGTTTCTTCTTCATTGCCCTTGTCCATGTGGAAATTTTCATTCTTGCTGTAATGGCCTTTGATAGGTACATGGCAATTGGGAAGCCCCTGCTGTATGGCAGCAAAATGTCTAGGGCTGTGTGTATTCGGCTGATTTCCTTCCCTTACGTATATGGCTTTTTGACTAGTCTGGCAGCAACCCTGTGGACATATGGCTTGTCCTTTTGTGGGAATATTGAGATCAACCACTTCTACTGTGCAGACCCACCTCTCATCAAAATGGCATGTGCTGGGACCTTTGTAAAAGAATACACTATGATCATACTTGCAGGTATTAATTTCACATATTCCCTGACTGTAGTGACCATTTCTTATCTGTTCATTCTCCTTGCCATTCTACGGATGCACTCGGCGCAAGGGAGGCGGAAGGCCTTTTCCACCTGTGGGTCCCACTTGACAGCTGTTGTCATATTTTATGGGACTCTCATATTCATGTATCTCAGACGTCCTACAGAGGAGTCTGTGGAGCAGGGGAAAATGGTGGCTGTGTTTTATACCACAGTGATTCCCATGCTGAATCCCATGATCTACAGTCTGAGGAACAAAGATGTGAAAGAAGCCATGAGCAAAGTGATCAGCAGAACatgtttaacaaaataa
- the LOC112930631 gene encoding olfactory receptor 5M3-like: MFNFTDVTEFILLGLTSRPELQVLFFVVFLLVYTITLVGNIGMIILIRISPQLNSPMYFFLSHLSFADVWFSSNVTPKMLENLVAEIKTISYAGCIVQCFFFIAFVHVEVFILAVMAFDRYMAIGNPLLYSSRMSRTICIRLISFPYIYGFFISLISTLWTHGLYFCGNVEINHFYCADPALIKMACAGTFIKEYTMRTLAGLNFSYSLLVIIISYIFILIAILRMRSAEGRKKAFSTCGSHLTAVTIFYGTLFFMYLRSPTEESVEQGKMVAVFYTTVIPMLNPMIYSLRNKDVKEAMSRAVSRTFLTK, from the coding sequence atgttcaatTTTACTGATGTAACAGAATTCATTCTTTTGGGATTAACCAGTCGTCCTGAACTGCAAGTCCTTTTCTTTGTGGTGTTCTTACTGGTCTACACTATCACACTGGTCGGGAACATTGGCATGATCATTCTAATCAGGATCAGTCCCCAGCTCAACAGCCCCATGTACTTTTTCCTCAGCCACTTATCTTTTGCCGATGTGTGGTTCTCCTCTAATGTCACACCGAAGATGTTAGAAAATCTGGTGGCTGAGATCAAAACCATTTCCTATGCTGGCTGTATAGTGCAGTGTTTTTTCTTCATTGCCTTTGTCCACGTGGAGGTGTTCATCCTTGCCGTGATGGCCTTTGACAGATACATGGCGATTGGCAACCCTCTGCTCTACAGCAGCCGAATGTCAAGGACCATCTGTATTCGACTGATCTCTTTTCCTTACATATATGGTTTCTTCATTAGTCTGATCTCCACACTGTGGACCCATGGTCTATACTTTTGTGGGAACGTAGAGATCAACCACTTCTACTGTGCAGATCCAGCTCTCATCAAAATGGCCTGTGCAGGGACCTTCATCAAAGAATACACCATGCGCACATTGGCAGGGCTCAACTTCTCTTATTCTCTACTAGTCATTATCATCTCCTACATTTTCATCCTCATCGCCATCCTAAGGATGCGctcagcagaaggaagaaagaaagccttTTCCACATGTGGCTCCCACTTGACAGCTGTCACCATATTCTATGGAACCCTCTTCTTCATGTATCTCAGAAGTCCGACAGAAGAGTCTGTGGAACAGGGCAAGATGGTGGCTGTGTTTTACACCACAGTAATTCCTATGTTGAACCCCATGATCTACAGTCTCAGAAACAAAGATGTAAAGGAGGCCATGAGCAGAGCAGTCAGTAGAACTTTTTTAACTAAGTAA